The Methanothermobacter tenebrarum genome has a window encoding:
- a CDS encoding monovalent cation/H(+) antiporter subunit G, which produces MNPIIIIRSAILLISSILLLISAAGILRFKDNIPRVLYARIHILGVADIACIIALLTLYEPLLAITYFILAPFAAHAIANAYYYGEEDHD; this is translated from the coding sequence TTGAATCCCATAATAATAATCAGATCAGCCATACTATTAATCTCATCAATCCTATTATTGATAAGCGCCGCAGGCATCCTAAGATTCAAGGATAACATCCCAAGGGTACTATACGCAAGAATACACATCCTCGGCGTGGCCGATATCGCATGTATCATCGCCCTTTTAACATTATATGAGCCACTTCTCGCAATCACATACTTCATATTAGCACCATTCGCAGCCCATGCAATCGCAAACGCATACTATTATGGAGAGGAGGACCATGATTGA
- a CDS encoding Na+/H+ antiporter subunit E translates to MSIARIGYGIAYFIILIYNILKSALNVAKMVLTGNIKPVVVEIETILERPISQTILANSITLTPGTLSIDLDSEKRLLKVATIIPKEKKEIIPFESYIKKMLE, encoded by the coding sequence ATGTCCATAGCAAGAATCGGTTATGGAATCGCCTACTTCATCATATTAATATACAATATCCTTAAATCAGCCCTAAACGTGGCTAAAATGGTCTTAACAGGGAATATAAAACCGGTAGTGGTTGAAATTGAAACAATACTAGAGCGTCCAATATCACAGACCATACTCGCAAACAGCATAACACTAACACCTGGAACACTATCAATAGATCTCGATTCAGAAAAAAGACTACTAAAAGTCGCCACAATAATACCAAAAGAAAAAAAGGAAATAATACCATTTGAATCTTACATCAAAAAAATGCTCGAATAA
- a CDS encoding EhbH — MSEGIRSLIVTFSLVIFGVTLFDTIIGLYKVLNPGISWIYNYVGTRIAPNMVTIVVFDWRGYDTLGEALILVTAVIVTLLIFGRGKVELGGK, encoded by the coding sequence ATGTCTGAAGGGATTAGAAGCCTTATAGTAACATTCTCATTAGTTATCTTCGGGGTCACGCTTTTTGACACCATAATAGGCCTTTATAAAGTCCTTAATCCGGGTATAAGTTGGATATACAATTATGTAGGTACAAGGATAGCCCCCAACATGGTTACAATTGTTGTGTTCGATTGGAGAGGATATGATACCTTAGGTGAAGCTCTAATATTAGTTACAGCGGTTATTGTAACATTACTCATCTTTGGAAGAGGGAAAGTAGAACTTGGAGGGAAATAG
- a CDS encoding DUF4040 domain-containing protein — MIEYLIMIIIVLGAILALIQRDLLKAAILTGVPGASMAFLYQFLLAPDVALTQAIVGSAIIPVFFALAVYKTRRMEE, encoded by the coding sequence ATGATTGAATACTTGATAATGATCATAATAGTACTAGGAGCTATATTAGCATTGATCCAAAGGGACCTTCTAAAGGCAGCTATATTGACAGGTGTCCCAGGAGCGTCCATGGCATTCCTTTACCAGTTTCTACTCGCCCCGGATGTCGCATTGACACAAGCAATCGTAGGATCCGCAATAATACCGGTATTCTTCGCACTCGCAGTCTATAAGACAAGGAGGATGGAGGAATGA
- a CDS encoding monovalent cation/H+ antiporter complex subunit F codes for MNLLLISEYILLASLAIFIIAAVRIATRKTIAMGLVGVSALTIAVATILILINKIHGIGFCRDIAYALVLLGPVGTIAFAKVLKG; via the coding sequence ATGAACCTACTCCTAATCTCAGAATATATTCTACTCGCATCCCTCGCAATATTCATAATAGCAGCTGTCAGAATAGCAACAAGAAAAACAATAGCAATGGGCCTTGTAGGAGTTTCAGCATTAACTATCGCAGTGGCAACAATACTCATACTCATAAATAAAATCCATGGTATAGGATTCTGCCGAGACATTGCCTATGCACTCGTACTACTCGGACCCGTAGGCACAATAGCATTTGCAAAGGTCCTAAAGGGGTGA
- a CDS encoding energy-converting hydrogenase B subunit G, EhbG: MTLYDSIIEKIREIEEKTKKEARVTNISTSAVLTAELTIVSTIFLVILMIRKVNIYIMVLVLLLMGFMLISMTPITVILRREQTDSFHKMIFYVILTFGVLITLLYWGNINV; the protein is encoded by the coding sequence ATGACATTATATGATAGTATAATCGAGAAGATAAGGGAGATAGAAGAGAAGACTAAGAAGGAGGCGCGAGTAACGAATATATCCACCTCTGCTGTCTTAACAGCTGAACTCACCATTGTATCCACGATATTCCTAGTGATATTGATGATAAGGAAAGTGAATATTTACATAATGGTCCTTGTCCTTTTATTAATGGGGTTCATGTTAATTTCAATGACCCCTATTACGGTTATCCTACGGAGAGAGCAAACTGATTCATTCCATAAAATGATATTCTATGTCATTTTAACCTTCGGAGTTTTAATAACATTACTCTACTGGGGGAATATAAATGTCTGA
- a CDS encoding cation:proton antiporter subunit C, with translation MIPVQLASFFTAASLILIGIIGVFFIDNLIKKVIALSFISDGVNLFLVTLGYKPGGIVYIHMPGMPSSWFAQNASYPLPFALVLTSIVIGASTLAVMLAIIIVLYHRHGSLSSKILED, from the coding sequence ATGATACCAGTACAATTAGCATCATTCTTCACAGCAGCAAGCCTAATCCTAATCGGGATTATAGGCGTCTTCTTCATTGACAACCTCATAAAGAAGGTGATAGCACTCTCATTTATAAGTGACGGTGTTAACCTTTTCCTGGTGACCCTAGGCTACAAGCCCGGTGGCATAGTATATATTCACATGCCAGGAATGCCAAGTTCATGGTTTGCCCAGAACGCATCATATCCCTTGCCATTTGCTCTCGTACTTACAAGTATAGTTATCGGTGCAAGCACCCTAGCAGTCATGCTAGCTATAATAATCGTATTATACCATAGACATGGTAGCCTTTCATCAAAAATACTTGAAGACTAA
- the ehbF gene encoding energy conserving hydrogenase EhbF yields MKSLIALMVILPILCGLLLNLLHKKDRTIKILALTVAIVLPIIPLIASYGAYYFGGYPPIVENPTLAKYLPAYITGSYLAKFHPAITYIFNSAQRIFIFILGIVAFLAIFTSLNEVKRPSGVYSFLMFMATAAVTAIILADDIFNLYVFFEIAAISQAGIILSSNIKGSYKMALRYLFLGGVAAPMLLLGVALLLGAIGNVNISDMIFAMKNGLIDQSNPIFLTAAGLIFFGWLYGSGLPPFHTIKSGLYSKALPHAASLIQAFSVFTLVALGVIILRLFYYIPVVRWAIIIFSIAAMALGISMAIMQTDFKRLIGFLAVGELGYIGIGLGLGTAMSITAGLFQAVNEAIVTACLFLGFGTILYQTGTSEIDKLGGLLKYKPGVAGLMILAGFIMAGIPPFNVFQSKLMLIESAISAGFPELAIIMILLSIITFMTFMKAYYSIYLKPEPMGLEVKTERIPSSTIFSMIILLVICTILGILPQLATSQFGSIIHALML; encoded by the coding sequence ATGAAATCCCTTATTGCCCTGATGGTGATACTACCAATCCTATGCGGTCTACTCTTGAACCTACTCCATAAAAAGGATAGAACAATCAAAATATTAGCATTGACCGTTGCGATAGTACTCCCAATAATCCCTTTAATCGCAAGTTATGGAGCCTATTATTTTGGAGGATACCCACCAATCGTGGAAAACCCCACCCTTGCAAAGTATCTGCCAGCATATATTACAGGATCGTATTTAGCCAAATTCCACCCCGCGATAACCTACATCTTCAACAGCGCCCAGAGAATATTCATCTTCATACTTGGAATCGTAGCTTTCCTCGCGATCTTCACATCACTAAACGAGGTTAAAAGACCATCAGGGGTCTACTCCTTCCTAATGTTCATGGCCACCGCAGCTGTAACAGCTATTATATTGGCAGATGACATATTCAACTTGTATGTTTTCTTTGAGATAGCTGCAATTTCACAAGCAGGCATAATACTCTCTTCCAATATCAAGGGAAGTTATAAAATGGCCCTAAGGTACCTTTTCCTTGGAGGTGTTGCAGCGCCAATGCTGCTCTTGGGCGTGGCCCTACTATTAGGTGCTATAGGGAATGTTAACATATCAGACATGATATTCGCCATGAAGAACGGGCTAATAGACCAGAGTAATCCAATATTTTTAACAGCTGCGGGACTAATATTCTTTGGATGGCTTTATGGGTCAGGCTTGCCACCATTCCACACAATAAAGTCAGGATTGTACAGTAAGGCCCTTCCACATGCAGCCTCCCTCATCCAAGCATTCTCAGTATTCACCCTTGTAGCCTTGGGCGTGATCATACTCAGATTATTCTACTATATCCCAGTTGTGAGATGGGCTATTATCATATTTTCTATTGCAGCCATGGCCCTTGGTATTAGCATGGCCATCATGCAGACAGACTTCAAACGTTTGATAGGTTTCCTTGCAGTTGGAGAATTAGGCTATATTGGGATAGGACTGGGATTAGGGACTGCTATGAGCATAACAGCAGGTCTTTTCCAGGCAGTGAACGAGGCCATAGTAACTGCTTGCCTTTTCTTAGGCTTTGGGACAATACTCTACCAGACGGGTACAAGTGAAATAGATAAACTGGGAGGTCTTTTAAAGTATAAACCTGGCGTGGCCGGGCTCATGATTTTGGCAGGTTTTATAATGGCTGGCATACCACCATTTAATGTCTTCCAGAGCAAATTGATGCTCATAGAATCTGCTATAAGCGCTGGGTTCCCTGAACTTGCCATTATAATGATATTGTTGAGTATAATTACATTCATGACCTTTATGAAGGCATACTATTCAATCTATTTGAAACCGGAGCCAATGGGACTTGAAGTTAAAACTGAGAGGATACCCTCTTCCACGATATTTTCCATGATAATATTGTTGGTGATCTGCACAATCCTTGGTATTCTCCCACAACTTGCAACTTCACAATTTGGGAGCATAATCCATGCACTCATGCTATGA